CACGCGATGTCGATGCTGCCGTGAAATCCGCTCGGTTGGCATTCGAGAATCCAAAATGGACGCGGCTTACCGGCGTTCAACGGGGTAAGCTGTTGCTTAAGTTTGCCCGGTTGATTGAAGAGAATTTGAAGCCGCTTTCTGTAC
The window above is part of the bacterium genome. Proteins encoded here:
- a CDS encoding aldehyde dehydrogenase family protein, with the translated sequence MSELSIKTIYSHWINGAAVEWNGETIPVHNPATGESISTVARGTARDVDAAVKSARLAFENPKWTRLTGVQRGKLLLKFARLIEENLKPLSV